The Vicinamibacteria bacterium DNA segment CTTCATCTCGAGGGCGGCCCGGCGCACGATGCGCTCGCGCTTGCTGTCGACCTCCCCCCCGCCCTGGCCGCGGAGCGTCCGCTTCTCGATCCTCTTTTCGTATCTCGGGCCCTGGAAGATCCGCTTCACGAAGATGCCGGGGGTGACGACCGCGTCGGGGTCGAGGGACCCCTCCGGCACCAGCTGCTCCACCTCCGCGATGGTCGTGCGCGCGGCCATGGCCATCACGGGGCCGAAGTTGCGGGTGGTGCGGCGGAAGACGAGGTTGCCCAGGGGATCGCCCTTCCAGGCCTTCACGAAGGCGTAGTCCGCGCGGAGGGCGGTCTCGAGGATGTGGGGCCGTCCGCCGAACCAGCGCACCTCCTTGCCCTCCGCCACCAGCGTGCCGTAAGCGGTGGGGGTGAAGAAGGCCGCCACCCCCGCCCCTCCCGCCCGCATTCGCTCC contains these protein-coding regions:
- a CDS encoding CoA transferase subunit A, with the protein product MNKVMKDAAAAVKDIPDGASIMISGFGLCGIPENLIAALRDRGVKNLTLMSNNAGTNDFGITLLLQNRQVKKMIATYVGENKLFEKMALAGEIEVELNPQGTFAERMRAGGAGVAAFFTPTAYGTLVAEGKEVRWFGGRPHILETALRADYAFVKAWKGDPLGNLVFRRTTRNFGPVMAMAARTTIAEVEQLVPEGSLDPDAVVTPGIFVKRIFQGPRYEKRIEKRTLRGQGGGEVDSKRERIVRRAALEMK